Proteins encoded in a region of the Sphingomonas sp. HMP9 genome:
- a CDS encoding M28 family metallopeptidase, translating into MYRPLGALAVLALSTSALAQTAPQSAPVAAQTAALNAKLAAPLPADQAAMKAHVLFLASDAMKGREAGSPEFDIAAQYVAAQFYAAGLRPGGDAGGYLQTVPLVSYKAASKGDFVWTGRGPAQPLVFGEDYVPAANGAKAETSVSAPVVFVGYGIDAPQYGQDDYKDVDVRGKIVAYFGGAPARFGGEERAFFGSGGTKAAIAQAKGAVGVITLESPRSAKVRTFAKIAESYATPRMTWANPDGTGKVDAPRAPSLGTVSMVGAAKLFAGARTPWTRIAKQANGDNAKFTSMPLLGTLTVATKTSFVPAASSNVVGMIPGSDPVVGKEVVVLSAHLDHIGITKPVKGDALNNGALDNAIGIASLIEEAKRFTASGQAPKRTIMFLAVTGEEKGLVGSDYFTNHPTVPLSSIVADVNLDMPILTYKFEDMVVFGAERSTIGPIVQKAVAAIGVGLSPDPMPEEGIFVRSDHFRFVQKGIPAVFLWPGQKGPGKAAVAYFMANNYHKPSDDLSQPILWDQGVRFVDANYRIAREIADGAQRPVWNAGDYFGTLYKGPMAPTGYKGPMATTGTTK; encoded by the coding sequence ATGTATCGTCCTCTCGGCGCGCTCGCGGTGCTCGCGCTTTCTACGTCGGCCCTTGCCCAGACGGCGCCTCAGAGTGCGCCGGTCGCGGCGCAGACCGCCGCGTTGAACGCAAAGCTCGCAGCCCCGCTGCCAGCCGATCAGGCGGCGATGAAGGCGCATGTGCTGTTCCTCGCCTCCGATGCGATGAAGGGACGCGAGGCCGGGAGTCCCGAATTCGACATCGCCGCGCAATATGTCGCCGCGCAGTTCTACGCCGCGGGGCTTCGTCCGGGCGGCGATGCGGGCGGCTATCTCCAGACGGTGCCCCTGGTCAGCTACAAGGCGGCGAGCAAGGGCGATTTCGTCTGGACCGGTCGCGGCCCCGCGCAGCCGCTCGTGTTCGGTGAGGATTATGTCCCCGCGGCGAACGGCGCGAAGGCGGAAACCAGCGTGTCGGCTCCGGTCGTGTTCGTCGGCTACGGCATCGACGCGCCGCAATATGGCCAGGACGATTACAAGGACGTCGACGTGCGCGGCAAGATCGTCGCCTATTTCGGTGGCGCGCCCGCGCGGTTCGGTGGCGAGGAGCGCGCATTCTTCGGCTCGGGCGGGACCAAGGCGGCGATCGCGCAGGCCAAGGGCGCGGTCGGCGTGATCACGCTGGAAAGCCCGCGCTCGGCCAAGGTCCGGACGTTCGCCAAGATCGCGGAGTCCTACGCGACGCCGCGGATGACCTGGGCGAACCCCGACGGCACCGGCAAGGTCGATGCGCCCCGCGCGCCGTCGCTCGGCACCGTCAGCATGGTCGGCGCGGCCAAGCTGTTCGCCGGCGCACGCACGCCGTGGACGCGGATCGCCAAGCAGGCGAACGGCGACAACGCGAAGTTCACGTCGATGCCGCTGCTCGGCACGCTGACGGTAGCCACCAAGACGAGCTTCGTCCCCGCCGCCAGCAGCAACGTCGTCGGCATGATCCCTGGCAGCGATCCGGTGGTGGGCAAGGAGGTCGTTGTGTTGTCGGCGCACCTCGATCACATCGGCATCACCAAGCCGGTGAAGGGAGATGCACTGAACAACGGCGCGCTCGACAACGCGATCGGCATCGCCAGCCTGATCGAGGAGGCCAAGCGCTTCACCGCCAGCGGGCAGGCGCCCAAGCGGACGATCATGTTTCTCGCCGTCACCGGTGAAGAGAAGGGGCTGGTCGGGTCGGATTATTTCACCAACCACCCGACCGTGCCGCTGAGCTCGATCGTTGCGGACGTGAATCTGGACATGCCGATCCTGACCTACAAGTTCGAGGACATGGTGGTGTTCGGCGCCGAGCGTTCGACGATCGGCCCGATCGTGCAGAAGGCCGTCGCGGCGATCGGGGTGGGCCTGTCGCCCGACCCGATGCCGGAGGAGGGGATCTTCGTCCGCTCCGATCATTTCCGTTTCGTCCAGAAGGGCATTCCGGCGGTGTTCCTGTGGCCGGGTCAGAAGGGGCCGGGCAAGGCCGCGGTCGCGTATTTCATGGCGAACAATTATCACAAGCCGTCGGACGACCTGTCGCAGCCGATCCTGTGGGATCAGGGCGTGCGGTTCGTCGATGCGAACTACCGGATCGCACGCGAGATCGCGGACGGCGCGCAGCGGCCGGTGTGGAATGCGGGCGATTATTTCGGGACCCTGTATAAGGGGCCGATGGCACCGACCGGGTATAAGGGGCCGATGGCAACGACCGGGACGACGAAATGA
- a CDS encoding NAD(P)-dependent oxidoreductase, which yields MSRLLIFGLGYTAGRIADRLAGDGWHVVGTTRDGRDATIRFDETDAVAVEIAAATHILSSVPPVDEVDPVLVRYGSLLMRSRATLGYLSSTGVYGDAAGAWVDETAPIGGGRRGARAVADADWLTIGARTFRLPGIYGPGRSPLDRVRQGKAHRIAQPGQVFSRAHVDDIVSGVIAGFDAPAGAYNIADDVPASQNDVVAFAAMLLGMPAPPFVTLEELTAMGRGFYAENRRVANGKAKRVLGWTPAWPDYRAGLRALSAMTSPMPDSTAPATASVDQ from the coding sequence ATGAGCAGGCTGCTGATCTTCGGGCTGGGCTACACCGCGGGGCGGATCGCCGACCGGCTGGCCGGCGACGGGTGGCACGTCGTCGGGACTACGCGCGACGGGCGCGACGCTACGATCCGCTTCGACGAGACGGACGCCGTGGCCGTCGAGATCGCGGCGGCGACGCATATCCTCTCGTCGGTGCCGCCGGTCGACGAGGTCGATCCGGTGCTCGTCCGCTATGGTTCGCTGCTGATGCGGTCGCGGGCGACGCTCGGCTATCTGTCGTCGACCGGGGTGTACGGCGATGCTGCGGGCGCATGGGTCGACGAGACCGCGCCGATCGGTGGCGGTCGGCGTGGCGCGCGCGCGGTGGCGGATGCGGATTGGCTGACGATCGGCGCGCGGACGTTCCGGTTGCCGGGGATTTACGGACCGGGTCGCTCGCCGCTCGACCGGGTGCGGCAGGGCAAGGCGCACCGGATCGCGCAGCCGGGACAGGTCTTCAGCCGCGCGCATGTGGACGATATCGTCTCGGGCGTGATCGCCGGGTTCGACGCGCCGGCGGGCGCGTATAACATCGCGGACGACGTGCCTGCGTCGCAGAACGACGTGGTCGCGTTCGCGGCGATGCTGCTCGGCATGCCCGCACCGCCGTTCGTGACGCTCGAGGAACTGACCGCGATGGGGCGCGGTTTCTATGCGGAGAACCGGCGGGTGGCGAACGGCAAGGCCAAGCGCGTGCTCGGCTGGACGCCCGCCTGGCCCGACTACCGCGCCGGTCTGCGCGCGCTGAGTGCGATGACGAGCCCGATGCCCGACAGCACCGCGCCAGCGACGGCCAGCGTCGACCAGTGA
- a CDS encoding DMT family transporter yields the protein MTPGPTAPPLPPIQSTRAAVLIPFGIVTLIWGSTWLIIRDQIAVVPPSWSISYRFLVAGIAMAIYATMKRESFRFDARGYAFAAVIGVALFTFNFNFVYRAEHYVTSGLVAVVFALLLVPNAIFGRIFLKQRLGRQLMVGCAVAMAGVALLFVNEARVDPHGPRSATIGIVLTLCGVMAASVANVIQGSAFAKRYPMAPTLAIAMLIGACLDAAFAWITTGPPVFEPRFGYVAGILYLGVFASALAFPLYFNVIRAIGPAKAAYSGVIVPVIAMLLSTIFERYHWSTLAVAGAVLSGIGLVIALSARRPAR from the coding sequence ATGACCCCCGGCCCGACCGCCCCGCCCCTACCGCCGATCCAGTCGACACGCGCCGCGGTGCTGATCCCGTTCGGCATCGTCACGCTGATCTGGGGATCGACCTGGCTCATCATCCGCGACCAGATCGCGGTGGTGCCGCCGAGCTGGTCGATCAGCTACCGCTTCCTCGTCGCCGGCATCGCGATGGCGATCTACGCGACCATGAAACGCGAGAGCTTCCGGTTCGACGCGCGCGGCTACGCGTTCGCCGCCGTGATCGGCGTCGCGCTGTTCACGTTCAACTTCAACTTCGTCTACCGCGCCGAGCATTACGTGACGTCGGGACTGGTCGCGGTGGTGTTCGCGCTCCTGCTCGTCCCCAACGCGATCTTCGGCCGCATCTTCCTAAAACAGCGCCTTGGGCGGCAATTGATGGTGGGGTGTGCGGTGGCGATGGCCGGGGTCGCGTTGCTGTTCGTCAACGAGGCGCGGGTCGATCCGCACGGGCCGCGCTCGGCGACGATCGGGATCGTGCTGACCTTGTGCGGCGTGATGGCCGCATCGGTCGCCAACGTCATTCAGGGGAGCGCGTTCGCCAAACGCTATCCGATGGCGCCGACGCTCGCGATCGCGATGCTGATCGGCGCGTGTCTCGACGCGGCGTTCGCGTGGATCACGACCGGCCCGCCGGTGTTCGAACCGCGCTTCGGCTATGTGGCGGGCATCCTCTATCTCGGCGTGTTCGCGTCGGCGCTCGCCTTCCCGCTCTATTTCAACGTCATCCGCGCGATCGGCCCGGCCAAGGCGGCCTATTCGGGCGTGATCGTCCCGGTGATCGCGATGCTGCTATCGACGATCTTCGAGCGCTATCACTGGTCGACGCTGGCCGTCGCTGGCGCGGTGCTGTCGGGCATCGGGCTCGTCATCGCACTCAGCGCGCGCAGACCGGCGCGGTAG
- a CDS encoding threonine aldolase family protein, giving the protein MRFFSDNAATIHPHVMAAIAAADTLDTAYAGDAWSQQLDGRLSALFETEVAVLWVPTGTAANCLALAALCPPHGGIVCHRDAHIQNDEGGAPEFYTHGAKLFLADGIGAKLTPETIRTVLDAIPDDVHRVQPHAISITNATEYGRVYQPHEVAAIGALAKERGLGFHMDGARFANAMARVGCSPADMTWRAGVDALSFGFVKNGAMSAEALVFFKPDLAAVTQYRRKRAGLLLSKGRYLAAQILAMLDDDLWLANASAANDAAATLAAAAGDRLVHPVEANEVFLRATPEEAAALRARGFDFYDWAAGEIRLVTAWDSPAEAVGLLADAIRAL; this is encoded by the coding sequence ATGCGCTTTTTCTCCGACAACGCCGCCACGATCCATCCCCACGTCATGGCCGCGATCGCCGCCGCCGACACGCTCGACACCGCCTATGCGGGCGATGCGTGGAGCCAGCAGCTCGATGGCCGCCTGTCGGCGCTGTTCGAGACCGAGGTGGCCGTGCTCTGGGTCCCCACCGGCACCGCCGCCAACTGCCTCGCGCTCGCCGCGCTCTGCCCCCCGCACGGCGGCATCGTCTGCCACCGCGACGCGCACATCCAGAACGACGAGGGCGGCGCGCCCGAATTCTACACGCACGGCGCCAAGCTGTTCCTCGCCGACGGCATCGGCGCGAAGCTGACGCCCGAGACGATCCGCACCGTCCTCGATGCGATCCCCGACGACGTCCACCGCGTCCAGCCGCACGCGATCTCGATCACCAACGCCACCGAATATGGCCGCGTCTACCAGCCGCACGAGGTCGCCGCGATCGGTGCGCTCGCCAAGGAGCGCGGGCTCGGCTTCCACATGGACGGCGCGCGGTTCGCCAATGCGATGGCGCGCGTCGGCTGCTCGCCCGCCGACATGACGTGGCGCGCCGGCGTCGACGCGCTCAGCTTCGGCTTCGTCAAGAACGGCGCGATGAGCGCGGAGGCGCTGGTCTTCTTCAAGCCCGACCTCGCCGCCGTCACGCAATACCGCCGCAAGCGCGCGGGCCTGCTGCTGTCGAAAGGGCGCTATCTCGCCGCGCAGATCCTGGCGATGCTCGACGACGATCTCTGGCTCGCCAACGCCAGCGCTGCGAACGACGCCGCCGCCACGCTCGCCGCCGCAGCCGGCGACCGCCTCGTCCACCCCGTCGAGGCGAACGAAGTCTTCCTGCGCGCAACCCCCGAAGAAGCCGCAGCCCTGCGCGCGCGCGGCTTCGACTTCTACGACTGGGCGGCGGGCGAGATCCGCCTCGTCACCGCGTGGGACAGCCCGGCGGAGGCGGTCGGTCTGCTCGCCGACGCGATCCGGGCGTTATGA
- a CDS encoding transglycosylase domain-containing protein codes for MRPDPFDTNRSSAGRAGADSHGDREPYAYERGRLISERERLRQKYDAERDGDDPEPYDDRDALPPYATGTVPRRKRPIGRWILRGFGIGIVLLVIAIIWLAITAPLSKSLQPPTPPSITLTADDGTPIARRGAIIGKPVDAAKLPPHVTQAFLAIEDRRFYSHWGVDPRGIARAAWANMGSGGVRQGGSTITQQLAKNAFLDSDRTATRKIREAMIAFWLEAWLSKDEILSRYLSNVYFGDNTYGISAAAKHYFGRTPDTLNVGQAAMLAGLVKAPSRLAPTSNLEGARKRQAVVVGAMVAAGFLTKAEGDAVRPQRVLASRPGQLPNGTYFADWILPEARDQAGEVKTETTVQTTLDPRLQRAAERTVARAGLRQAQVALVAMRPDGRVVAMVGGKDYRKSPFNRATQARRQPGSTFKLFVYLAAMRQGLTPDSTIEDRPVTIGDWSPKNSDGRYQGTITLRQAFARSSNVAAARLTQQVGVKAVIKAARDLGISTPIPNEATIGLGTSTVSLLELTAAYAAIAREQYPVQPRGLADVREKGWYQSLTGGATEIPSKIHDEMLDLLAASIRNGTGRQANLTVDAFGKTGTTSDNKDALFVGFARDLVVGVWVGNDDNSSNPGLSGGGIPARIWRDFMQSALGIAPVAAPPPAVEEVDPDALPSDEEDNAVLPLGGEIEGLGLNLKMGEDGTISVGPSHRDRQEGPPLRDDRRPPEDEPGYDGEQ; via the coding sequence ATGCGCCCCGACCCCTTCGACACCAACCGTTCCAGTGCCGGCCGCGCCGGCGCCGATTCGCACGGCGACCGCGAGCCCTATGCGTATGAGCGCGGGCGGCTGATCAGCGAACGCGAACGCCTGCGCCAGAAATACGACGCGGAGCGGGACGGTGACGATCCCGAGCCCTATGACGACCGCGACGCGCTGCCGCCCTACGCGACTGGCACCGTACCGCGCCGCAAGCGTCCGATCGGCCGGTGGATCCTGCGCGGCTTTGGCATCGGCATCGTCCTGCTGGTGATCGCGATCATCTGGCTGGCAATCACCGCGCCGCTGTCGAAATCGCTCCAGCCGCCGACGCCGCCCTCGATCACGCTCACTGCGGACGACGGCACGCCGATCGCGCGGCGCGGTGCGATCATTGGCAAGCCGGTCGATGCGGCCAAGCTGCCGCCGCACGTGACCCAGGCGTTCCTCGCGATCGAGGATCGGCGATTCTACTCGCACTGGGGCGTCGATCCGCGCGGCATCGCGCGCGCGGCGTGGGCGAACATGGGCTCGGGCGGCGTGCGCCAGGGCGGCTCGACAATCACGCAACAGCTGGCGAAGAACGCGTTCCTCGATTCGGACCGCACCGCAACGCGGAAGATCCGCGAGGCGATGATCGCCTTCTGGCTCGAGGCGTGGCTGTCGAAGGACGAGATTCTCTCGCGTTATCTCTCGAACGTCTATTTCGGCGACAACACCTACGGGATCAGCGCGGCGGCCAAGCATTATTTCGGCCGCACGCCCGACACGCTGAACGTGGGGCAAGCGGCGATGCTCGCCGGACTGGTGAAAGCACCGTCGCGGCTGGCCCCCACCTCCAACCTCGAAGGCGCGCGCAAGCGCCAGGCCGTCGTCGTCGGCGCGATGGTCGCGGCAGGCTTCCTGACCAAGGCCGAGGGCGACGCGGTCCGCCCGCAGCGCGTCCTCGCCAGCCGCCCCGGGCAACTGCCGAACGGCACCTATTTCGCCGACTGGATCCTCCCCGAAGCGCGCGATCAGGCCGGCGAGGTGAAGACCGAAACGACCGTCCAGACCACGCTCGATCCGCGCCTGCAACGCGCCGCCGAGCGTACCGTCGCGCGCGCAGGCCTTCGTCAGGCGCAGGTCGCGCTGGTCGCGATGCGCCCGGATGGCCGCGTCGTCGCGATGGTCGGCGGGAAGGACTATCGCAAGAGCCCGTTCAACCGCGCGACTCAGGCGCGGCGTCAGCCGGGCTCGACCTTCAAGCTGTTCGTGTATCTGGCCGCGATGCGCCAGGGGCTGACCCCCGATTCGACGATCGAGGACCGCCCGGTGACGATCGGCGACTGGTCGCCCAAGAACAGCGACGGCCGCTATCAGGGGACGATCACGCTGCGCCAGGCGTTCGCCCGCTCGTCCAACGTCGCGGCGGCGCGACTGACGCAACAGGTCGGCGTCAAGGCGGTGATCAAGGCAGCGCGCGATCTGGGGATCTCGACGCCGATCCCGAACGAGGCGACGATCGGGCTGGGCACCTCGACCGTGTCGCTGCTCGAACTGACCGCCGCCTATGCCGCGATCGCGCGCGAGCAATATCCGGTCCAGCCGCGCGGCCTGGCCGACGTCCGCGAGAAGGGCTGGTACCAGTCGCTGACCGGCGGCGCGACCGAGATCCCGTCGAAGATCCATGACGAGATGCTCGATCTGCTCGCGGCGTCGATCCGGAACGGCACCGGGCGGCAGGCGAACCTGACGGTCGATGCGTTCGGCAAGACCGGCACGACCTCGGACAACAAGGACGCGCTGTTCGTCGGCTTCGCGCGCGATCTCGTGGTCGGCGTGTGGGTCGGCAACGACGACAATTCCTCGAACCCCGGGCTGTCGGGCGGTGGGATCCCGGCGCGGATCTGGCGCGACTTCATGCAGTCCGCGCTCGGCATCGCGCCTGTCGCAGCCCCGCCACCCGCGGTCGAGGAGGTCGATCCGGACGCGCTGCCGTCGGACGAGGAGGACAATGCCGTGCTGCCGCTGGGCGGCGAGATCGAGGGTCTCGGGCTGAACCTCAAAATGGGTGAGGACGGCACGATCTCGGTCGGACCCTCGCATCGCGACCGGCAGGAGGGACCGCCACTACGCGACGATCGCCGCCCGCCCGAGGACGAGCCGGGGTATGACGGGGAGCAGTGA
- a CDS encoding NADPH-dependent FMN reductase: MTFEQDETVAASDTLPLVVGIGGTIGGVSSTERALRIALDAVEKQGYRTQMFGGADMARLPLFDPKATTRTADERAFVEAVRGASAVIIASPGYHGSISGVVKNALDLLEETARDERPYLADMPVGLIATAYGWQATGSTIAALRSIVHALRGWPTPFAAAINTQVTKFDDEGGASDPAVIEQLRLVGHQVARFAPLSEPAN, encoded by the coding sequence ATGACGTTCGAACAGGATGAAACCGTGGCCGCTTCCGACACTCTCCCCCTCGTCGTCGGCATCGGCGGAACGATCGGCGGCGTTTCGTCGACCGAGCGCGCGCTGCGGATCGCGCTCGATGCGGTCGAGAAGCAGGGCTATCGCACGCAGATGTTCGGCGGCGCCGACATGGCACGGCTGCCGTTGTTCGACCCGAAGGCGACGACCCGGACCGCAGACGAGCGGGCGTTCGTCGAGGCCGTACGCGGCGCATCGGCGGTGATCATCGCCAGCCCAGGCTATCACGGCAGCATCTCGGGCGTGGTGAAGAACGCGCTCGACCTGCTGGAGGAAACCGCGCGCGACGAGCGGCCGTATCTGGCGGACATGCCGGTCGGGCTGATCGCCACGGCCTATGGCTGGCAGGCGACGGGGAGCACGATCGCGGCATTGCGCTCGATCGTCCACGCGCTGCGCGGCTGGCCGACGCCGTTTGCGGCGGCGATTAATACGCAGGTGACCAAGTTCGACGACGAGGGCGGCGCGAGCGATCCTGCGGTGATCGAGCAGTTGCGCTTGGTCGGCCACCAAGTCGCCCGGTTCGCGCCGCTGTCCGAGCCGGCGAACTAA
- a CDS encoding efflux transporter outer membrane subunit, translating to MFSTKISSRTALTFAAGLTLAGCNLAPKYVRPELPVAPSGPTGPAYAAGNAASAIVPADTAWEAFFTDDRLRGVIRLALDNNRDVRIAVANVAQARAQYRVQRADLFPTIGATGSATYQKSPFGAVGGGVGGVGGGTGGSVGGGTGTGTGTGGGTGGAGTAVTGSGRADIYSANIGVSAWEIDLFGRIRNLTQAQQEAYFAAEENRNAAQVSLISETATAWLTMAADQDRLKIAQDTERAFGQTLKLTQDRFRIGIASELEVRQARTTYDQARSDIADATTLIAQDQNALNLLAGTTVTQDLLPARMPDKTPTLENLPANLSSEVLLRRPDVAAAEHNLIAANANIGAARAAFFPNISLTAAFGTLSLGLSNLFGSGSQQWSVAPSVTQPIFDFGRNKGNLQYAKATRDAMLATYERSIQTGFREVADALARRGTINSQLEAQSSLRDNAAGAYNLSQLRFRAGIDPFLNTLDSQRALYTAQQSLLATRLVRDSNAVELYRSLGGGLK from the coding sequence ATGTTCTCGACCAAGATCTCCAGCCGCACCGCGCTCACGTTCGCCGCCGGGCTTACGCTCGCCGGGTGCAACCTCGCTCCCAAATACGTCCGCCCGGAGCTTCCCGTAGCGCCGAGCGGACCGACCGGCCCCGCCTATGCGGCGGGCAACGCCGCGAGCGCGATCGTGCCGGCGGACACGGCATGGGAGGCGTTCTTCACGGACGACCGCCTGCGCGGCGTGATCCGCCTCGCGCTCGACAATAACCGCGACGTCCGCATCGCTGTCGCCAACGTCGCACAGGCACGCGCGCAATACCGCGTCCAGCGCGCAGACCTGTTCCCGACGATCGGTGCGACCGGCAGCGCGACCTACCAGAAGTCGCCGTTCGGCGCGGTGGGCGGCGGCGTAGGCGGTGTCGGTGGCGGCACGGGCGGTAGCGTCGGTGGCGGTACCGGAACGGGCACCGGCACCGGTGGTGGTACCGGCGGCGCGGGCACGGCCGTCACGGGCAGCGGACGCGCCGACATCTACTCGGCCAATATCGGCGTTTCGGCATGGGAGATCGATCTCTTCGGCCGCATCCGCAACCTCACTCAGGCGCAACAGGAAGCGTATTTCGCGGCGGAGGAGAATCGCAACGCCGCCCAGGTGTCGCTCATCTCGGAGACCGCAACCGCGTGGCTGACGATGGCCGCGGACCAGGACCGCCTGAAGATCGCGCAGGATACCGAGCGCGCGTTCGGCCAGACGCTGAAGCTCACGCAGGACCGGTTCCGGATCGGCATCGCATCCGAACTCGAAGTGCGTCAGGCGCGCACCACCTATGACCAGGCGCGCTCGGACATAGCCGACGCGACCACGCTGATCGCGCAGGACCAGAACGCGCTCAACCTGCTCGCCGGGACGACCGTGACGCAGGACCTGCTTCCCGCACGGATGCCGGACAAGACGCCGACGCTGGAGAACCTGCCCGCCAACCTGTCGTCGGAGGTGCTGTTGCGCCGCCCCGACGTCGCGGCGGCCGAGCACAACCTGATCGCCGCCAACGCGAACATCGGCGCGGCACGCGCGGCGTTCTTCCCGAACATCTCGCTCACCGCGGCGTTCGGTACGCTCAGCCTCGGCCTGTCGAACCTGTTCGGCAGCGGCAGCCAGCAATGGTCGGTCGCTCCGTCTGTCACGCAGCCGATCTTCGATTTCGGCCGCAACAAGGGCAATCTGCAATACGCCAAGGCGACGCGCGACGCGATGCTGGCGACGTATGAGAGGAGCATCCAGACCGGCTTCCGCGAAGTCGCCGACGCGTTGGCGCGTCGCGGCACCATCAACAGCCAGCTCGAGGCGCAGTCGTCACTCCGCGACAACGCGGCGGGGGCGTATAATCTGTCGCAGCTTCGCTTCCGCGCCGGGATCGACCCGTTCCTGAACACGCTCGATTCGCAGCGTGCGCTCTACACCGCGCAACAAAGCCTGCTCGCGACGCGGCTGGTGCGCGACAGCAATGCGGTCGAACTCTACCGCTCGCTCGGCGGCGGCCTGAAGTAA